aacactgcctTGCTTTTAACCTTGCTGGTTGCGTGATGAAAAGAAGAAGCGGCTGATAAACGTGCAGCTTGCgttgtttataaaaaaacaggACCTGACTTTAATTATGAGCACACAGCTCACACTGTACAGTATGACAGTGATGCAGGAACATGTGACGTCACAGACCAATTAATCGATAATCAAATTTATTGACAATGAGTGTCATTATCAATTTTGATCAATTAGTTGATGCAGCCCTAGTCAGGATTTACATTTAACACACACATACCTGTTTTCTCCTGTATGTCTGCGAGTTTCCACACGGTTAGTTTCTCCGTGTGATCCGGTTGGCTGGGGTAACCTGCAGCCGGACGAATGCCCTCGTACCGCAGTCTGTGCAGGTCAGCAGTGAGCAGATCTTCCTCAACGCTATAACCCCACAGATCCCTGCGCACGCGAACGTGCAGCTCCTCTGCAAACGCCTGCAGCAATTTCACAATACACACACGTTTGTCTTCTGTTAGCTCTTAAACACAAACATCGACTGCATGTCTTCGGATCTCACCTCTGCCAACCGGTCAGCCAAAGCTTTGACCATGATGCTGCTGTAATCGTCTCCCTGCCGCTCGAACCTTTGACTGAGCTCTTCTGCTCCGAACACAGCCACGGCAAACAGACCCACGTAATCCTGCACACCGCTGCCCTGAGGAGCGACGAAATCTGACAGACACAGATACGGCTCTGAGCTCGCCGAGTCCTTCTCCACCTGCAGGAAGAGATGAGTGCTTTAGTCATCTGTGATTGGTTAAAATTACTTACTCTGGATTACAGCCCTTACCTGCTGTCTGAGGCCGTACAATGTGGCGACAGGGTGTGTGACATCATCAGGGTACAGATGGATGTCATCACCGACACTCTGTGCGGGCCAGAACCCCACCAGCCCGCGGGCCGTTAAAGCCCCGCTGTCAATCAACCGGTTCAACAGCTTCAAAGCATCATCAAAAACACGTCGAGCTTCTTCTCCTGAACACATAATAGAGACATTGAGGTTCACAGATCAATGTTGGATCAACGTCGGATTCTGACATCGAATCAACGTCGGGTCTTGACGTCGGATCAAAGTTGGGTCttgacgtcaaaatccaacgttgatctgacTTCAAGCCCCAATGTTGGGGAAAcgtctagggctgcacgataaatcgcatgtgtttgtcacgcgcatctcgtcagtaatgccggttccttgattagttttaaatcgccatcagctgttttcagatggagctgatttaactacacagagccgtagttcactgacaatcggggcaattttgcattaattatcgcggatgtatcgcctgcgatatgtatgcgataaagcccagcttgtcagggaactacggctctgtgtagttaaTGTCGCGCCATCTAAAAGCAGCTgttggcgatttaatactaatcaaggaaccggcattactgacgtGATGCGCGTGGtatcgcatgcgatttatcgtgcagccctagaaaCGTCATGGTGAATTAAGACTTTTAAGACCTGCAGAAACACCGTATGTTGTAAACTAAACTAATTTCATAATCTCTAGGCAGACGTACCCACAGTCTTGTCTTTGAATATTTTGGGGTATCCACGGTTGGGGTATTTGCCCCTCAGCTGCCACACGTCAAAGAATGGTTTCCAGTCAATGAAGTCCATCAGCTTCCGCAGGTCGTACGTTTCAAACACGCGTGTGCCCAGGAACTGTGGTCGGACTGCAGACGGTACAAACATAACCCCAATCTTTCTTCTGATTTACATCACTATACATTTGACTGTTTTCATAGATAAGAGTACCTGGTGTTGGTTGAGAAGGCCAGTCGATATGAAGGCGTTTCTCTCTGGCCTGATTCAGAGACAAGAAGCGTCTGTCCTGGAGGAAACAGAACAACTTCAGCGCTCACAGAATTACATCTTCATCACTTCTGTACAATCAGATGCTTTATAAGTTTATTAATGCAGGTCATGTGACCGTCAGACCTTCAGAGAGTCATAGTGATCCTGTCTGACATCATCATACTCCTCTTTAATCTCCTCAAAGTACTCCTCCTGAAGATCTTTATCCAACAGCTGAGAGCACTGAGAGAAAGGCAGACCAAAATTAATCCCAAATCATTTTAGGTGGTGTTAACATTAGAGCATTTACGTTTTAAaaaggcatttaaaaaaaattaaacgaTTCTCCATTTTACTGGCATTTCAGAAAccatcttcatccacactataaacacatgaaacatgatcATTCACACACACTTGGCATGCGCATATATGCAGCCTATGGGTGTGAGATATTGGCAAAaattaaaatctaaataatctaaaaaaaattgtgattctcacgaaatccagatttagaaggtgtccagcatcagattttttttaaaagctctgaagccaatttttttgcacatacaaGATTCAGGTCTGCATTTACTATaactattatttttagaggatttaaaaaaaatatttcctatagaattatttacagtttttagattatcattatcaaaaagtattaccgcaacatgatattacattaaatatatgcatttacaaactcatgtttcagtaatgagaactaaaatgttacaaaattttaacttttatctggagagaaaaaaataagaactgcttacatggtagccatcttgagtgtcacatcaattatgtcccttacaacaattttttttttttgaaaatgttagttcattgaggttcaatgattgaaaattgttgtgaaggatgagaaaattggtcttggacacatttatattctttattattgtctctacatttaccaatgatcacaaataccacatgtttcattctgtaaatgtttatagtataacatgcaatgaagcgttttattttttagattttttaactataaatatttccatgtcaaagaacccaaatccagtcatgggcaCATTGGGTAATGAACATttcccccttaaatgtggaaaaaacaacaaaattggtttgtatgatgtcatttgaaatcatgtgcaaaatagaaGAGATGTTTggaactgtatgcttcttattttgatagcatttacttttttataatataaaattttataacatttttaaatataaaacagacacgTTCTCTATAATGATCCATGTTAAAAacaatctgatatagagtttATAATAATTGGTTGCACTAAGTTTACTATTTTGGGCAAAGCCtccatttaaataaataaaaccactttcactttgaaaatGATTCACTACCACGTTAAAACCAGCTGTTAGCTTACATAAGACCCCAGGTGCGTTTCACTTGCATCGCTAccctgagttctcaaactaaaacgggttaaaagtttgtttatgagggtcgaaaacaCTGGAGTAGTCTAAATGAAAGACGTAAACGTGGGAAAAGTAATGCGTTTTAAAACGTAAActagggctgaacgatacatcgaattttcatcgtcatcgcgatatgaactcacgcgatgaacacatcgcaacagacagccttgacgagatgaatgaagggaaaacggtaagcgcatgtaataaacgtttgacctatcacgtttagtcctgaagacatgccctgcgtcccaaaccgcatacttccatactatatagtaggcgaaaagcactacttctcttactctttgcatactatatagtatggaagtaggcagtttgggACGCACGGATGGTTTGCGCGTTCATGCTATTAGGCCAATCTGGGGAACCCCCAAGTGAGCTACGCTCAtgatttgtgaggtgtcagttgcgacgctgtgcctgttagcaaaaacgatggcgagaaaggagagaagagtgaggaagatgtgttgtcagacgaagaccttgtggtgaaaaggaacagcacttcagctatatcatggaattattttggatttaggagagatgacgccgcaaacacaggtactgtggaagcagtgattcacatattgcgtctattgcgcgctcaagttcattatttcaaatgtatgtgcGCTCTGAAAGCGCCGCGGTCGCGACTCGCACGTGGTGCGATGCGCTCGTTATTTCCAGGTatctcaaaaacattttaacttttcagaatgacacaagtGCAGCGTGCAGGTCATGTCACAATAACCTACGTATCTAGCGTTTTCCACGCGTTTTTAGGtgcgacatgtgaatggcccctaaaacatgaaaaaatattaaatatttatcgcaactcacatcATCATCGCAACATCAAATAATGTcatcgcacatcgcaacttttcctcacatcgtgcagccctaacgtaaacacaatataatataatataaacaaaaatcttacatatattttaatttgCACTACTTGTACAGAGCCCAGCTGCAAATGCTTTGCCATAACAAATATGCAGTTTCTGTCATGCCAAAGGTACCCTAAATTAAATGAACTATTTCCCGCCCctgacgagttaacttgtcaattaagagaaaatgtttccctgccaatggcgagtttttacagcaatccatatttccactaTTTTCCACTAGGTGTCgctcttacacaacttataaaacactgacgCATCCACTGatacaaaaacagtaaaaactctgtgtataattgatcatcgctctgaatctgatctcgtacaaaagtctttcacaaaaatgcaattatttcaaaatgttgtgtttttgaagaaacctacctatATTTGAGAAGTGatctaatgaaggtaggatgaaatgcttttttgtttgaaagcagagggtctgtttttttatttaacttttgaggaaattgtaaaaaatgctggcgctggctggcaactttttaaaaatacttgCGGGGAAAAggttaagagagagagagagagagagggagagagacacAGCTGTCTTACCACTACAACACTACGGGACGCATCAAGAACATGAATAGCAGGTGCACTGTAGCGAGGAGCGATTTTTACAGCAGTGTGAGTCCtgtcaacacaaacacacacaaatatgttACACTAAATACACAAGTGTTAACATTAACAAGCATTAGTTTCCATCGTGTGCATCAGCTGAGAGTCGTGTCGTACTTTGATGTTGTAGCTCCACCAATCAGCAGAGGAATCTTTAAACCCAGCCGCTCCATTTCCTTGGCGACATGAATCATTTCATCCAGAGAAGGAGTGATGAGACCAGACAGACCTATTATAtctacacacaaacaaacacacagagagatGAATGACACTCGTGTAAAGAGTAGAAATCAATATTAATGTGACCAGACAAACCTGCTTTATTCTGAATGGCTTCCCGCAGGATTCTGTCACATGGAATCATGACTCCTAAATCAATGACCCTGaggatacaaacacacacagacagctGATGTCATCTATGATAAATGACAGCGTTTACTCTGCTAAAACTCAACAAACCTGCAAATCTTGATGCTCAAATCCAATTTGTTGCCTGTAGCAAATTTTTTTATAACCCGCTAACatcattttttaaaagcagCTCATATCTGATATCTgcatttacactaaacacttCAAGGCAGACATACTGACCGGGGCAGACCAAATGATTATTCAAGATTATAGagctttatttctgtaacaaAACATAAAACCTCAACATTTCTTCACTAAGAGGAACTGCGTCCCGCTCCATTGCACAACAGTACTAAGAAGAGTCATGTGATCACAGGTGTCCACCTCAGTTGACGTCATTGGGAATGGGAATATCCGGTCTGTCTGTTTACATTGCATAAGCGAATGCATGCATCCGATTCatttcagatttattttcatATATATAAATGAGGCCTGAAACCAATCTGAGAATATCAGAATCTATGTGCTTTTATCCTGCTTACACATTCCCAGGTCATAACCCATATTTGCCACATAAGGGGAAAATATCTAAACACTTGGGAACACTCACCTGAAGTTATTGCATCCCAAAACAACACCAACAATGTTTTTGCCAATATCATGAACGTCTCCCTTCACTGTGGCTAACAGTATTGTGCCCTGATAAGGGTCctgaaataaacaaacaaacagacaacaTCAggatttatgcatttatttatttcatacaAACAACACAATCCCATCACACCACTACATACAGACCAATAAGATGGGTTTATTCAGATCATGTGACTATATAAACACTTACCACATCTTCACTTGATTCACCGTTGGCCCTCatctcctctctctctttctccatgAAGGGAATCAGATAGCCAACAGCCTTCTTCATGACACGAGCTGATTTTATcacctaaacacacacacacatacatacagatGACATCATCAAGCCTTCCCACGCTCACCAGCCAATCAAAGACCTTGAATAAAACACTGTTTTCTGTGTGACAGGATAGCGGATCACACCTGAGGTAAAAACATCTTCCCAGCTCCAAACAGATCTCCCACCATCTTCATGCCGTTCATGAGCGGACCCTCGATCACGTGAAGCGGTCGGGGATAACGTTCGGTCTGAGCCCGAGCCTCTTCTGTGTCCTCCACCACATACTTCTCTATACCctgataacacacacacacacagtttatgATTGTAATATTATCATCAAGTTAATAATAAGTTCTGAGACTTACTCTATATTTTGATGTTAAAACTCATTTAGAGATTGTAGATCTccttacacacagacagactgacCTTTATAAGTGCATACTCCAGTCTCTCCTCCACACTCCTCCCTCTCCACTCATCCGTCTGAATCACTTTCTTCCCACCTTTAGCATTATTCTACAATAAACCACACATTAGGACAAGAACACCATGAGACACACATCAATGTCACACATTACAGTCGTCATGACAACAGCATCAGCATCAGCTGGACTGTTGAGTATCTGAAGTGATCTGGTTGTGTTTAAAGTGGTTTTCCTCTGCACCTGTGCATACAGCAGGAGTTTCTCAGTGGCGTCTGGGTCACGGTTCCAGATGAGGTTCTCACACAACAGCAGCAGATCTTTATCAATGTCATCATATACAGGCAGACTGCCGGCATTAACAATGCCCATATCCATCCCGTCCTGTACAGACACACAGCGAGTCTTAATACAGCAAGAGAGATGAATGAAACATGAGATAGCACTGAAGACTACGGTCAGTGATACCTTGATAGCGTGATACAGAAATACTCCATGCATCGCCTCTCTGATAGCCTCCATCCCTCTGAAGGAGAACGAGAGGTTAGAGAGACCTCCACTGACCCGAGCACCTGGCAAAGTCTCCTACACACAACAAGGGTAACACAATGTATGAGGCGAGTAAAACCACAAAAAATTACCTAGCGGTGACAAAAGCTGTGTGCAAACCTTTATGATTCTGGTGGCTTTCATGAAATTGATGGCGTACATGTTGTGCTCGTCCATTCCCGTACCGATAGTCAGGATGTTGGCGTCAAATATGATATCATTGGGATTAAAGCCCACCTTGTTGACCAAGAGGTGATACGCACGAGAACAGATCTTTACCTTCTGATCGATTTCTGTCGCctgtgaaaatattttgagacaTTTCATGATAAGTGGGACTTGACCAGAACCCCTCAGATTGCAATTTGATTTCCTGCCCCTGACGCTCATTTTAACCTTTAGTCTGACTTAAATACTACGAAACTTCATCTATAACCTCAGACATTATTCATACCATCATTCAATCACTCTGGTCAAGAGGAAATTCAAACCATTTATTTAATTAGGTTTTTTAatgaaatttattttatttacataaagGCCGACACCCACCTGTCCCTCCTCATCAAACGCCATGACGACCACAGCAGCACCATGACGACGCATCAGTCTGCCCCGCCGCAGGAAATCTTCCTCGCCCTCTTTGAGACTGATGCTGTTCACGATGCATTTCCCCTGGCAACACTTAAGCCCCGCCTCTATCACAGCAAAGTTTGATGAGTCGATACACAGCGGCACCTGGATAAAAGGTCAAAGGTCAGTGCCAATTCTTTAACTAAGCAATAGTTTTATGTCTTATAAAGGAGGGAGTTGTTTGAAGGTCTAGTGACCTTAGCGATATCTGGTTCAGAGGAGATCAGGTTACAGAAGCGCGTCATGGCAGACGGTCCGTCCAGCATCCCATCATCCATGTTAATGTCCAGAATCTGAGCGCCCATCTCCACCTGAGCTTTAGCGATACTCAGAGCTTCCTAACACACATATAACACACATTAAACATGATACACAACAATGTTACTTTCCTCACAAATATGACAATAATATCATGTTTACCTCATAATTTCCAGTCATGATAAGTTTAGCAAACTTGCGTGATCCAGCAACATTACAACGCTCACCGATGTTTACAAAGTTTGTGTACGGTCCGATCCGGAACGGCTCTAATCCTAAACACACATGAAACACTCATTAAAAACCACATCTCattatacacaaatatattaCACATCAAGAtcatgatagacagacagatggactgACCTGACAACAGCATAAACTCACTGTAGACGTCTTTAGGAGGAACTCTGGGTTGGATGTGACGCACACTTTCAGCAATGGCCCTgaaacagacacacagacacacagttTAAACACACTAACACACACTGTAGATCTCACAATCTGACACTATAGGGACGGATGCGTTACCGGATGTGGTCAGGAGTCGTTCCACAACAGCCACCAACAATATTAACAAGACCGTCCACAGCAAACTCCTGCAAAAAAACCCCCACAGATTTCAAGAGAAGATCAACTAGGGATGAGAACTCAACTAGGGATGTTCATATTGACTGGTTAACCGTTAACCAAAAGTAAAAATTTATGAGTGATTAAtataattaaaagaaaaaagcaTTTGTTAATGCACGGTGTGTGTCGACACGTGCCTACAGActtttctatccttaatttgtccTGTAAATGCCTCAgattattgctgccctgacggtctggtaaagtaatcatttgtacTGCTTATGTGTCCCTGCTGCAGTATGACTGGAAGCTGCATGGAGACGCACGTGTGtgcgcaagatgacgcggtccgtctcTGTCTCTTCGCTGAATGCATCTGTCCTAGACCCTGACCATAAACCTCTCTCTTTTCTTACAAACAGAGAAAGATGatgcaaaagcaaaactttttaaaatgtgtccTGCTTAATGAAAAACAGACAATCCACCCTCTTTGGATATTAACgtcctaagacccgagctttggtttatctttttttcagatttcttccagctattttggaGTTAGGAAGGAAGAACCAATGAATATACCTCAtcaaatgtttttctttgaacatgaagcagtgtaattgtccacgtttgtgtacaacaggttttccagttacacaaaattaagtattatggtgcaaacaacatcAAAATGCGATGTCCACGTATGTAAAcacaccaggtcttaggaggttaatcctctagattaatcgcatcctCTTTGATAATGTAATATTGCATAAACATTTGATAATGTATGAAAATAAATCATGGTGCTGTTTGCAcacttaaattaaataaaacgtTTAAGCTCAACAGATtcgtgatgatgatgattaaaATGACACTTTTACCTTTATATGAGAAGCTGTGACAGCAGGAGTCTCATCATAACCTCCAAATGTGTTGGGAAGTCCtgaacaaaacacaaacacacacagataaacAGGTTATGATGGGAATGATATGAGTTTACTGCTCACTATGTGAAGTATATACTCAACACTGACtgctatttttatttattaccagtgtgtAAACCAGTATGCAGTATGGAATGATGAACATTTCAAAAGATAGCACACTACATTGTAGTCACATTGCCTCATTATGTTGAAAGTTGAAttataaaaagtcttaaaagcGTTTCATGCAAATAGTGAAATAGTATTAATAGTGTGTTATTGTGGTGTTTTAAACACAGCCGGCACCTGCGTTTGGGTAACAGATGACAAAAGCTCCAGTGCTCTTTCCTATCGCTTCAATGAACGGACGCATCTCAGTCGCACCCAGAGCACAATTTAACCCAatactgagagagagagagagagagagagacacagagagaaacTCATTACAGAGACGATCATTAATGACAAAATGATTCTGAATGCACTCGGTCTAATTTTGAGCTAGAGGCAAAAGTAAGTATAAATGTTGATTTTGGTTGAAATTGaggttttgataaaaaaaaataagtacattaagCCCTCATCTAGCGATCCAAATGCTCTAAATATTCATTAAACGGATGCTCTCGAGCCtgatatatacacacatacacagaattacagttttaaaaatatctgttttgataAGAATTCACGCAGATCGTATCAGTTATGTATTAAGTGAATGTCTGATTAACTGTTGAGGATCTGATGTGTAAGATTAtattacagtagatcttaaagctgtcggtctcaatgtcaatcaaacaataaaagaaagaaaaaagttcaacATATGTACTTTTCCTatagatattgtttttgactttgtgtttattaaatcttttagttttactttgattttaaagtaTGAATGtggtgattttgtttttgaaccCTTAtctcgatttttttttttttcaaaagtgatCAACTTCAAACAGGTGTAGCGCTGTAGTTTTTTGTCAGATTACAACAAATGTCACAATATCAATAACTCGTTTTGAAACTGTGCTCATTCCaactcattttgccagcacgggtcacatATCTACTTCTATAGGTTTATGTTTGAGATGTCTGGAGGTGTAAATCTGTCTCACCACAGTGGTTGAGAGTGAGACACACTGATGATGAAAGCTTCACCCGTCTGTCCTGACAGCGTACGACCGCTTTTATCTACTATAGTCCCAGAGACCTGAACATAAACACATTCATTCATATAGATGATCAAATTTTAGGATTCATGTATGTGACCTCTaataaaatgaattaaacaCTCACAAATATGGGTTGAGGTTCATACGAGCCTTCAAACAGCTGATCAATGGCAAATAAAGCCGCCTGTAAGAAACAATAAACACTTCTTTACATTCAGAAGTTTCTGTTTTATCTCACAAGAAAGTGGAGGTGAGTTTTACCTTCGCATTAGCGGTGTCAAAGATGGTCTCCACCAGAAGAATATCAACACCTCCATCCAACAAACCCCTCACCTGATCTGAGTACGACTCTACCAACTCATCAAAcgctacacaaacacacacaatatcAGCATCTCAATGACAGAACCACATCAACTTTAATGTCTGATTATAAATCTGGATCAGGGTCTTACTGGTATTCCTGTAGTCTGGTCTTTCCACTGAGGGTGAGACAGAAAGTGTTTTATTGGTGGGACCGACAGCTCCTGCCACAAACCTCTTACAACCTGTCAACAACAATAACATCATCATGAATAATCACATCACAAACTGCACTGGACTGATTCACCAATGACGAGAGATCAGATTCATGACCTGTTTGAGCTGTGACATCATCGGCCGCTTTCCTGGCGAGTTCAGCAGATGCTTTGTTTAACCGATACGcctgaaacaaagacaaactaataaataaaaatgtacatatatgcaTTCAGCACACTTTTATTAAGAGTATATTTGTGAccttgtctgtaaaatccagactaaagtctcataatctaatgatgggATTTGGAgcgtcaaagtttgatttcaatcttttatTTACGTTATATAGGATGAGTTCATGTAGACAACAttatattacaaaaaaatgacttgagctgggttttcacatttgttcctgggtttgaacccatgaccatTGCACTGAACATGTATTGATAAAAAAGACAGTCACCATCTCTTGCATCCCATAATCCCCCTGGGCGATGCTGGTGCTGCTAAAGGTGTTGGTCTCAATGATGTCAGCACCAGCCAGTAGATACtcctgcagagagagagagagagactgacaTCAGTTGCGTCATGTGTTTCATTGATGTGACACCGATTATGTGACCTGAAGCCAAGACGCATTACAATAACAAACAAGTcaaataaaactaaatcaaCAGTGCACACACATGAAGAGTAATACTGACATTTAATATCAATACAGTCTATAGAgtaatctgaaaaactaatgaCATATATATCAGGGTATATAATTGCACATTTTCCCTTATAGAAAGAacagtttttaatatttgttaaaTGATCAAGATTTATTTACAGCTTGCAtcagcgcaaaccatcattttggcattTAATAACGACTGTCAGGATTTGCTAAAGACACACAGTGGATAATTAGCGCTATAAAGGTGTGGTCAGGTCTAGTTAATTTTAAGACTGATGtaattgcatatgcatttctaggagtttccctttcagatgcAAAATGTATGGGatgagattatttaaatgattcatgcaacgtgatttactaatgtttgcccCATTTAGTACATCTGCCCCCAAATGTGTGGTTTATGTTTGATTTATTGGAGAAGTTGTTTGTTTAGTGAGATGGGTCAAGATGGATCTCAGTTTAATTTGTCACTGTGTACAGATAGTCAAGAGTTTACGTGCTGAGATAAAACTCATTTCTGTCATGACTGAGCTAACAGAGGGCATCTGTACAGGGTTATTGTGGGAAAGACAACTCACGCGCACATGTGCTGGTCATATGAATGTATCATaagcacacgcacgcacgcacgaacgcacacacacacgcatacgtacacacacacatacacacacacgtacacacacacaccttgtGAATGCTGTAGATAACATCAGGCTGAGTGATGCTCAGAATGTCATTGTTGCCTTTCAGACTCTTGGGATGATCTTTAAACTCTTGACCTCTGAAATCCTCTTCCTGCAGGTTCCTCTGCTGGATCATAGTTCCCATTCCACCATCCAGAACCAGAATCCTCTGTTGTAGGAGGTTCTGGAGCTCATGATAAAGAGAGACTGATGCACCTGAtcaacacaaacatacacacaacaGTTTCAGAGAGGAAATCCGAAAACTGACATTGGCGATACCAGTCGAGTACCCACTTCATACGCATTCAACCTTGCACGATTTTCTATGCAGTGCATTTAAAAGAAATatgcatgtttttatatttgacaGCATGTAGAAACGAACTGATTTGCTTAAATAATAGTAAAAGCCATATCAGTCGACAACGATCAATGGAACTACACATTGAGCAATGTGCTGACGTAACACACACGCatgttacacaatgcacctatCGCAGGTTATGAAACAGAAAACATTCAGATGTTTCACGCGCTGCAGAAGTCTGATTAATAAATctaaatcaatcaatcaatcaatgaATGGATTTCACTCGCTTACTCTCACACACATTTGTGCATCAGTTTTTATATAACACACATTCATCAAAACCCTTTTAATGTCATGCAGAATAATTCTAATTCAATTCAATGCTCATTTGCAATGACAGTTGATTGACAGCAGCTCTGGTGATGTCACTCTGATATTATTGACAGATATGCGTGAGTTCCGCTGTCGGTTCTTTTGCACGACACGAGCGCAGCTGCCTGCACGTTTGCG
The Paramisgurnus dabryanus chromosome 1, PD_genome_1.1, whole genome shotgun sequence genome window above contains:
- the mtr gene encoding methionine synthase; the protein is MPPTVQQSSGASVSLYHELQNLLQQRILVLDGGMGTMIQQRNLQEEDFRGQEFKDHPKSLKGNNDILSITQPDVIYSIHKEYLLAGADIIETNTFSSTSIAQGDYGMQEMAYRLNKASAELARKAADDVTAQTGCKRFVAGAVGPTNKTLSVSPSVERPDYRNTTFDELVESYSDQVRGLLDGGVDILLVETIFDTANAKAALFAIDQLFEGSYEPQPIFVSGTIVDKSGRTLSGQTGEAFIISVSHSQPLCIGLNCALGATEMRPFIEAIGKSTGAFVICYPNAGLPNTFGGYDETPAVTASHIKEFAVDGLVNIVGGCCGTTPDHIRAIAESVRHIQPRVPPKDVYSEFMLLSGLEPFRIGPYTNFVNIGERCNVAGSRKFAKLIMTGNYEEALSIAKAQVEMGAQILDINMDDGMLDGPSAMTRFCNLISSEPDIAKVPLCIDSSNFAVIEAGLKCCQGKCIVNSISLKEGEEDFLRRGRLMRRHGAAVVVMAFDEEGQATEIDQKVKICSRAYHLLVNKVGFNPNDIIFDANILTIGTGMDEHNMYAINFMKATRIIKETLPGARVSGGLSNLSFSFRGMEAIREAMHGVFLYHAIKDGMDMGIVNAGSLPVYDDIDKDLLLLCENLIWNRDPDATEKLLLYAQNNAKGGKKVIQTDEWRGRSVEERLEYALIKGIEKYVVEDTEEARAQTERYPRPLHVIEGPLMNGMKMVGDLFGAGKMFLPQVIKSARVMKKAVGYLIPFMEKEREEMRANGESSEDVDPYQGTILLATVKGDVHDIGKNIVGVVLGCNNFRVIDLGVMIPCDRILREAIQNKADIIGLSGLITPSLDEMIHVAKEMERLGLKIPLLIGGATTSKTHTAVKIAPRYSAPAIHVLDASRSVVVCSQLLDKDLQEEYFEEIKEEYDDVRQDHYDSLKDRRFLSLNQAREKRLHIDWPSQPTPVRPQFLGTRVFETYDLRKLMDFIDWKPFFDVWQLRGKYPNRGYPKIFKDKTVGEEARRVFDDALKLLNRLIDSGALTARGLVGFWPAQSVGDDIHLYPDDVTHPVATLYGLRQQVEKDSASSEPYLCLSDFVAPQGSGVQDYVGLFAVAVFGAEELSQRFERQGDDYSSIMVKALADRLAEAFAEELHVRVRRDLWGYSVEEDLLTADLHRLRYEGIRPAAGYPSQPDHTEKLTVWKLADIQEKTGIGLTESLAMTPAAAVSGLYFSNPRSSYFAVGKITKEQVEDYARRKQMDVSEVEKWLGPILGYDTD